The DNA window AACAGGTCCATCCCCTCTACCTTACCTTGTATACAATCCACTACATTATGATTGATTTGATTGTAGCGGAAATCAACAGTAGTATTGAATCGATCTTTTTCTCCAAAATATCTGAAACACTGGAATTATGGAGCGGAAAATTATATACTTTCTTATTCTTTTGAAAAAAGACTTAGCAATAATGCTAAGTCTTTACTTTTACTTAATCCTTTTCTTGATCTAATTTGTAGTGTCCATTTCCTTCTTCTCTATTTTGTGCAATATTTACTTTTGTTTTGATTTGAGGGGATTGCTTTAATAAAGGAGCGACATTACGATAATTTGAGTTCTCGTTTCCTTTTCGGTTAATGTTTTTACTCAACGAATTCCATCCTCCTTTCTTGGAAATATGGTAGTTGCTCGATAAATAATCTGGATTCAGGATTGCAAAATTCATGAATCAACGCGTATACTTTTTTCATTCTTATGTCGTATTGATCATTTTCTTTATCTAGATGATAAGGCTTGATTGGAATATGTGCTCGCCAAAAATCTTTTATTTCTACAACATTTAGTTGGTCGAAAAGTTTGTCAAACACAGGAATAATTTCCTGGTTTGCGTTTATTTCAAATTCCCAAGGAGATTCATCGGGATAAGCATACACCTTTCGATGGACAACAGATACGTACACTTTGCTTACTGTCATTATTTTCACATCCTTTTAACGTAGTATGTGTAAAAAGTAAAAAAGCATGCACCCAGAAAATTGGGGCATACTTTTTTTACAATTAAGCTTGAACGTCTACAACCGATCCTTTATAAGGATGCGATGCTTGAGGCATATCTTCTAAAAGTTGTACTGCAGCAACCGTTTCCATATTTAGTGCGTTTTGCAACACACTCATTTGAACAGTTTGTTGTAGCTGCATTAACTGAGAAGACATAATGGAATTAATGTCCATAGTCATTCCTCCTTCTTACATGCATATTATCGGCTAATCTAACAATTTATTAATTCTTAGATAATACTTCGTCCCAGTTAACTGTTCCATCTTTCACTTTTTCACGAAGTTCTTTGTTCATTATATCTTTCGGTTTACTACCATTCGGCCAATCTTTATCATGATTTTTCCATTCTGGTCGATCCTGAGATAATATATAAGCTGCTAAATCTGCAGAATCTTGATCTGTTAATGTACCTTCTCCACCAGCTGGCATATTATTTTTTATATACCCTGCCATTTTTGAAATACGTGCAAGTCCCGCTCCATCATTGAAAGAATTATCACCCCATAAAGCAGGGCCAGTATTTGGACCAGTCCCAGCTCCGTCTCCAGCATGACAAGCTATGCATGATTGCTGATATAGCTCTTCTCCACTTGAAACACTTGGAGTGGGCACGTCATCCATAGAATTTGTATTTCTCCATGGGATATCGGCTCCAACTGGAATTCCTTCTGAAATATAAGTAAAATATGCTACCATTGCTTTTAACTCTTCGCTATTTGCCTCAAATTTTTCTCCATTCATACTTCTTACCATACACCCATTAATACGATCTTCTATTGTCACAATTTTTCCTGAGCGTTCTATATATTGTGGATAAACAGCTGTGACTCCAACGAGTGAAGATGAATTTTGATCTAATCCAGCTCCTGCATGACAACTTGTACATGATAAATTATTTCCTACATAAGGATCTGCCACAGAATATGTTTCATTCACCAAGTCGTAACCATAAGTAATAGCTTCCCCCAATGGGCCTTCTGGTACGTCTTCCATACTTGGTGGGTTATAAGCAAGAACCTCTTTGCTAGATTCACCGTTTGAGGATGCTACTTGCTGTTCGGGTATTTCTACGCTCATTTTGTCTGTTAGCATCACAGCTCCTATGATTGTTCCTATAAACAATAACCCCAATGCAATTCCTATTCCGTTATTCATGCTTATCTCTCCTTTCATTGCTTAATTCAAGCATAACAAAAGAGAGTGTACTCAGATGTGACTTATATCACAAATAGACCAACAATTAC is part of the Psychrobacillus sp. FSL H8-0483 genome and encodes:
- a CDS encoding transposase, whose protein sequence is MTVSKVYVSVVHRKVYAYPDESPWEFEINANQEIIPVFDKLFDQLNVVEIKDFWRAHIPIKPYHLDKENDQYDIRMKKVYALIHEFCNPESRLFIEQLPYFQERRMEFVE
- a CDS encoding putative motility protein, which translates into the protein MDINSIMSSQLMQLQQTVQMSVLQNALNMETVAAVQLLEDMPQASHPYKGSVVDVQA
- a CDS encoding c-type cytochrome yields the protein MNNGIGIALGLLFIGTIIGAVMLTDKMSVEIPEQQVASSNGESSKEVLAYNPPSMEDVPEGPLGEAITYGYDLVNETYSVADPYVGNNLSCTSCHAGAGLDQNSSSLVGVTAVYPQYIERSGKIVTIEDRINGCMVRSMNGEKFEANSEELKAMVAYFTYISEGIPVGADIPWRNTNSMDDVPTPSVSSGEELYQQSCIACHAGDGAGTGPNTGPALWGDNSFNDGAGLARISKMAGYIKNNMPAGGEGTLTDQDSADLAAYILSQDRPEWKNHDKDWPNGSKPKDIMNKELREKVKDGTVNWDEVLSKN